Proteins encoded by one window of Modestobacter marinus:
- a CDS encoding oligosaccharide flippase family protein, translated as MTRTVEPPPGPTVEAGPDPRPADSGDRRSVWTAMARSGGVRLLVLPVSALLGIVVTRLIIEEYGEAAFAQYGLLVGIGALLPFADLGMSAAVMNAVGASDSPRSDEHVRRVLVTAVRVLVGSAVVLLLFAAAITSLGLWPALLGKGLMPGSGSLAAGACLALIALAMPLGIGQRVLSGLGRNHVSIAVLGLQTPLVLAVLAVLLWVDLPAGSAVPVVPYATTLLLAGVCTLLAARALRPAARDVLRRVRHLRTERGGQVLDVAWPMLVQMIALPIAMQTDRIVLSHRSSTEVLAEYNLASQMFTPIWAVVSAAGVTLWPVFARARARGRDRSPFPMAAVFGAVAAAMGLAVALAAPLLTELASGGRITLGPLLLVSFAVLMVLQAVKYPLGMFMTDARGLRFQAMGIVCALPLNVALSWFLAGPLGAAGPVIGSIVGVLCSQVLASAWYVRRRLRAAAAAQPAPQEVAVDGATGGDTR; from the coding sequence GTGACCAGGACGGTCGAGCCGCCTCCCGGACCGACGGTCGAGGCCGGTCCCGACCCCCGCCCGGCCGACTCCGGTGACCGGCGCAGCGTCTGGACCGCCATGGCCCGCAGCGGCGGGGTCCGGCTGCTGGTGCTGCCGGTGTCCGCGCTGCTCGGCATCGTCGTGACCCGGCTGATCATCGAGGAGTACGGCGAGGCCGCCTTCGCCCAGTACGGGCTGCTCGTCGGGATCGGCGCCCTGCTGCCCTTCGCGGACCTCGGCATGTCGGCCGCGGTCATGAACGCCGTCGGGGCGTCGGACTCCCCGCGCAGCGACGAGCACGTCCGCCGGGTGCTGGTCACCGCCGTGCGGGTGCTCGTCGGCTCCGCGGTGGTGCTCCTGCTGTTCGCCGCCGCGATCACCTCCCTGGGCCTGTGGCCGGCGCTGCTGGGGAAGGGCCTGATGCCCGGATCGGGGTCGCTCGCGGCGGGTGCGTGCCTGGCCCTGATCGCCCTGGCCATGCCCCTGGGGATCGGCCAGCGGGTGCTCTCCGGGCTGGGCCGCAACCACGTCTCCATCGCCGTGCTGGGTCTCCAGACGCCGCTGGTCCTCGCCGTCCTCGCCGTCCTGCTCTGGGTTGACCTGCCCGCCGGGTCGGCGGTCCCCGTCGTCCCGTACGCCACGACGCTCCTGCTGGCCGGGGTGTGCACCCTCCTCGCCGCCCGGGCACTGCGCCCCGCCGCGCGGGACGTGCTCCGCCGGGTCCGCCACCTGCGCACCGAGCGGGGAGGGCAGGTGCTGGACGTCGCCTGGCCGATGCTGGTGCAGATGATCGCCCTGCCGATCGCGATGCAGACCGACCGGATCGTGCTCAGCCACCGGTCGAGCACCGAGGTGCTGGCCGAGTACAACCTGGCGTCGCAGATGTTCACCCCCATCTGGGCGGTGGTCAGCGCCGCCGGGGTCACGCTCTGGCCCGTCTTCGCCCGGGCCCGGGCCCGGGGACGGGACCGCTCGCCGTTCCCGATGGCCGCGGTGTTCGGGGCCGTGGCGGCGGCGATGGGCCTCGCGGTCGCGCTGGCGGCGCCGCTGCTGACCGAGCTGGCCTCCGGGGGCAGGATCACGCTCGGCCCGCTGTTGCTCGTCAGCTTCGCGGTGCTGATGGTGCTGCAGGCGGTGAAGTACCCGCTCGGCATGTTCATGACCGACGCCCGCGGGCTCCGGTTCCAGGCGATGGGCATCGTCTGCGCGCTGCCGCTCAACGTCGCGCTGTCGTGGTTCCTCGCCGGGCCGCTGGGGGCAGCCGGGCCGGTGATCGGCTCGATCGTCGGCGTCCTCTGCTCCCAGGTGCTGGCCAGCGCCTGGTACGTGCGCCGCAGGCTGCGTGCCGCGGCGGCCGCTCAGCCGGCACCGCAGGAGGTCGCCGTGGACGGCGCAACAGGAGGAGACACCAGGTGA
- a CDS encoding PKD domain-containing protein → MSARVTAAPKALLAGLLAMLLFAGTLGGLATGTARADSSPADPADPATPVTVTADALPTVQINGVVWQQLVVGNTVYVGGEFTKARPAGAPAGTNETTRNNLLAYDIRTGELLTGFAPDLNGQVKALAASPDGSRLYVGGSFTRADGQARYRIAAYDTATGALDPTFKPAFDSQVKAIAVSDTTVYAGGIFKAVGQEARTRLAAVSRSNGALLPWAPVADSQVTALALTPNGSKVVAGGSFTTLGGPVASGGQVAQGIGAIDAASGQAVPFAVGRVVNNTGSTAAVLSLSVDDDTVYASGYTFGKGNLEGVAAADPETGAVRWIEDCHGDSYSVWASGTVAYVAGHPHVCSNIGGWPQTDPWSFYRGIAFSKAATGTVGTETGNFVGQPAPSLLNWFPTIDAGTYTGQAQGPWSVAGNDQYVVYGGEFPTVNGVAQQGLVRFAVPSIAPNAIGPSYNAQLTPTVTPLDAGVARVSWTASSDRDNENLTYRVYRDGDTTTPVHTVTRASRFWNAPVLTFIDRGLPAGSHRYRVTVTDPMGNRSTSDWTTVETAGGPAAPARPYAETVAADGAQDHWPLGEAPGSTTAYDHAGGQDLTVGAGVTAGRSGALAGDTDTAFEFDGTQGLAATRTAIDGPQTFTVEAWFQTTSWSGGKIVGFGSANTGLSGSYDRHVYMDGTGRVSFGVYPGSSQVVRSSTRYNDGRWHHVAASLGPNGMALYVDGRLVGSRAAVTKAQAYRGYWRIGGDRSWSGAPYFNGSIDEVAVYPTALPADVVARHHTVGTTGVAPNVAPTAAFTSAVDGLSATLDASGSSDRDGQVLSWSWTLGDGATATGTTVSHTYAEAGTYPVTLTVTDDDGATAQQSSSVTVTAPPVNTAPQAAFASSVADLVASFDGSASADTDGSVVDWAWEFGDGSTGSGATVSHGYAEAGTYPVTLTVTDEDGATASVQQPVTVIAPVEVPEGPVVPALAVDSFERSVAAGLGQAETGGAWTPAGGTTSVSGGVAQLTMARAGGSAAAYLNAVQVQDVAVQAGIRLDAAPTGAGTYVYLTTRRNGSTFYRGVVKFLADGRVSLGVSRVVGGAERTLRSGVLPGVTYVPGTVLQVRVDVSGAGTTTLQGKAWLEGSAEPADWQVSATDDTAELQATGAVGLATYLSGSATAVPTTVSVTDYWAGVAGTRPATPATPQQPEAPQEPEAPQEPEAPQEPETPQEPETPQEPETPQEPEAPQEPETPEVPEEPVAPALAVDSFERSVAAGLGQAETGGAWTPAGGTTSVSGGVAQLTMARAGGSAAAYLNAVQVQDVAVQAGIRLDAAPTGAGTYVYLTTRRNGSTFYRGVVKFLADGRVSLGVSRVVGGAERTLRSGVLPGVTYVPGTVLQVRVDVSGAGTTTLQGKAWLEGSAEPADWQVSATDDTAELQATGAVGLATYLSGSATAVPTTVSVTDYWAGAAGTQPAV, encoded by the coding sequence ATGTCTGCACGTGTCACGGCGGCGCCCAAGGCGTTGCTGGCCGGGCTGCTCGCCATGCTGCTGTTCGCCGGCACGCTCGGCGGCCTGGCCACCGGGACGGCTCGCGCGGACTCCTCGCCGGCCGACCCGGCGGACCCGGCGACGCCGGTCACCGTGACCGCCGACGCCCTGCCCACCGTGCAGATCAACGGCGTCGTCTGGCAGCAGCTCGTGGTCGGCAACACCGTCTACGTCGGCGGGGAGTTCACCAAGGCCCGCCCCGCGGGGGCGCCGGCCGGCACGAACGAGACCACCCGCAACAACCTGCTGGCCTACGACATCCGCACCGGCGAGCTCCTCACCGGCTTCGCGCCCGACCTCAACGGGCAGGTCAAGGCGCTCGCCGCGTCCCCGGACGGTTCGCGGCTCTACGTGGGCGGCAGCTTCACCCGCGCCGACGGCCAGGCGCGCTACCGGATCGCCGCCTACGACACCGCCACCGGTGCCCTGGACCCGACCTTCAAGCCGGCCTTCGACTCCCAGGTGAAGGCGATCGCGGTCAGCGACACCACCGTCTACGCGGGGGGCATCTTCAAGGCCGTGGGGCAGGAGGCCCGCACCCGGCTCGCCGCGGTCTCCCGCAGCAACGGTGCCCTGCTCCCGTGGGCGCCGGTCGCCGATTCCCAGGTGACGGCGCTGGCGCTGACGCCCAACGGCAGCAAGGTCGTCGCCGGCGGGTCCTTCACCACCCTCGGGGGACCGGTCGCCTCCGGCGGCCAGGTGGCCCAGGGGATCGGCGCCATCGACGCGGCCTCCGGCCAGGCCGTCCCCTTCGCCGTCGGCCGCGTGGTGAACAACACCGGTTCCACCGCCGCGGTGCTGAGCCTCTCGGTCGACGACGACACCGTCTACGCCTCCGGCTACACCTTCGGCAAGGGCAACCTCGAGGGCGTCGCCGCGGCCGACCCCGAGACGGGCGCGGTGCGTTGGATCGAGGACTGCCACGGCGACAGCTACTCCGTCTGGGCCTCCGGGACCGTCGCCTACGTCGCCGGCCACCCGCACGTCTGCAGCAACATCGGCGGCTGGCCGCAGACCGACCCGTGGAGCTTCTACCGCGGCATCGCCTTCAGCAAGGCGGCCACCGGCACGGTCGGCACCGAGACCGGCAACTTCGTCGGCCAGCCGGCGCCCAGCCTGCTCAACTGGTTCCCCACCATCGACGCCGGCACCTACACCGGTCAGGCCCAGGGGCCGTGGAGCGTCGCCGGCAACGACCAGTACGTCGTCTACGGCGGTGAGTTCCCGACCGTGAACGGCGTCGCCCAGCAGGGCCTCGTCCGCTTCGCCGTCCCCTCGATCGCACCGAACGCCATCGGGCCGTCGTACAACGCCCAGCTCACCCCAACCGTGACCCCGCTGGACGCAGGCGTGGCCCGGGTCAGCTGGACGGCGAGCAGCGACCGGGACAACGAGAACCTGACCTACCGGGTCTACCGGGACGGCGACACGACGACGCCGGTGCACACGGTCACCCGGGCGTCCCGGTTCTGGAACGCGCCGGTGCTCACCTTCATCGACCGCGGTCTCCCGGCCGGCTCGCACCGGTACCGGGTCACGGTGACCGACCCGATGGGCAACCGGTCGACGTCCGACTGGACCACCGTCGAGACGGCCGGGGGGCCGGCCGCACCGGCCCGGCCGTACGCGGAGACCGTCGCCGCCGACGGGGCCCAGGACCACTGGCCGCTCGGGGAGGCGCCCGGGTCGACCACCGCGTACGACCACGCGGGCGGCCAGGACCTGACCGTGGGCGCCGGCGTCACCGCCGGCCGGTCCGGTGCGCTCGCCGGCGACACCGACACCGCGTTCGAGTTCGACGGCACGCAGGGTCTGGCTGCCACGCGCACCGCGATCGACGGCCCGCAGACCTTCACCGTGGAGGCCTGGTTCCAGACCACCAGCTGGTCCGGCGGCAAGATCGTCGGGTTCGGCAGTGCGAACACGGGGCTGAGCGGCAGCTACGACCGCCACGTGTACATGGACGGGACCGGCCGGGTGTCCTTCGGCGTCTACCCGGGCTCGTCGCAGGTGGTCCGCAGCTCGACCCGGTACAACGACGGGCGCTGGCACCACGTCGCCGCGTCGCTGGGGCCGAACGGCATGGCGCTGTACGTCGACGGCCGGCTCGTCGGGTCACGCGCTGCGGTGACCAAGGCGCAGGCCTACCGCGGCTACTGGCGGATCGGCGGGGACCGGTCCTGGAGCGGCGCCCCGTACTTCAACGGGTCGATCGACGAGGTCGCCGTCTACCCGACGGCGCTCCCCGCCGACGTGGTGGCGCGCCACCACACCGTGGGCACGACCGGTGTGGCCCCCAACGTCGCGCCGACGGCGGCCTTCACCAGTGCGGTGGACGGCCTGTCGGCGACGCTGGACGCCAGCGGCTCGAGCGACCGCGACGGGCAGGTCCTCTCCTGGTCCTGGACCCTCGGTGACGGTGCGACGGCCACCGGGACCACCGTCTCGCACACCTACGCCGAGGCCGGCACGTACCCGGTCACCCTGACGGTGACCGACGACGACGGTGCCACCGCGCAGCAGAGCAGCTCGGTGACCGTGACCGCACCGCCGGTCAACACGGCACCGCAGGCGGCGTTCGCCTCGTCGGTCGCGGACCTGGTCGCCTCCTTCGACGGGTCGGCCTCGGCCGACACCGACGGCTCGGTCGTCGACTGGGCGTGGGAGTTCGGCGACGGCTCGACCGGGAGCGGGGCCACCGTCTCGCACGGCTATGCAGAGGCGGGGACGTACCCGGTGACGCTGACCGTGACCGACGAGGACGGTGCGACCGCATCGGTGCAGCAGCCGGTGACGGTGATCGCGCCGGTGGAGGTCCCGGAGGGCCCGGTGGTGCCGGCGTTGGCGGTGGACTCCTTCGAGCGGTCGGTGGCTGCGGGGCTGGGCCAGGCCGAGACCGGTGGGGCGTGGACGCCGGCGGGTGGGACGACGTCGGTGTCCGGTGGTGTGGCGCAGTTGACGATGGCGCGGGCCGGTGGGTCGGCGGCGGCGTACCTGAACGCGGTGCAGGTGCAGGACGTGGCGGTGCAGGCGGGGATCCGGCTGGACGCGGCGCCGACGGGTGCGGGGACGTACGTGTACCTGACGACCCGGCGCAACGGGTCGACGTTCTACCGGGGCGTGGTGAAGTTCCTGGCCGATGGTCGGGTGAGCCTGGGGGTGTCCCGGGTGGTCGGTGGCGCGGAGCGGACCCTGCGGTCGGGGGTGCTGCCGGGGGTGACCTATGTGCCGGGGACGGTGCTGCAGGTCCGGGTGGACGTCTCCGGTGCCGGGACGACGACGCTGCAGGGGAAGGCCTGGCTTGAGGGTTCGGCGGAGCCGGCGGACTGGCAGGTCTCGGCCACCGATGACACTGCGGAGCTGCAGGCCACCGGTGCGGTCGGGCTGGCGACGTACCTGTCGGGGTCGGCGACCGCGGTCCCGACGACGGTGTCGGTGACCGACTACTGGGCCGGCGTCGCCGGTACCCGGCCGGCCACCCCGGCCACCCCGCAGCAGCCCGAGGCCCCGCAGGAGCCCGAGGCCCCGCAGGAGCCCGAGGCCCCGCAGGAGCCGGAGACCCCGCAGGAGCCGGAGACCCCGCAGGAGCCGGAGACCCCGCAGGAGCCCGAGGCCCCGCAGGAGCCCGAGACCCCTGAGGTCCCGGAGGAGCCGGTGGCGCCGGCGTTGGCGGTGGACTCCTTCGAGCGGTCGGTGGCTGCGGGGCTGGGCCAGGCCGAGACCGGTGGGGCGTGGACGCCGGCGGGTGGGACGACGTCGGTGTCCGGTGGTGTGGCGCAGTTGACGATGGCGCGGGCCGGTGGGTCGGCGGCGGCGTACCTGAACGCGGTGCAGGTGCAGGACGTGGCGGTGCAGGCGGGCATCCGGCTGGACGCGGCGCCGACGGGTGCGGGGACGTACGTGTACCTGACGACCCGGCGCAACGGGTCGACGTTCTACCGGGGCGTGGTGAAGTTCCTGGCCGATGGTCGGGTGAGCCTGGGGGTGTCCCGGGTGGTCGGTGGCGCGGAGCGGACCCTGCGGTCGGGGGTGCTGCCGGGGGTGACCTATGTGCCGGGGACGGTGCTGCAGGTCCGGGTGGACGTCTCCGGTGCCGGGACGACGACGCTGCAGGGGAAGGCCTGGCTGGAGGGTTCGGCGGAGCCGGCGGACTGGCAGGTCTCGGCCACCGATGACACCGCGGAGCTGCAGGCCACCGGTGCGGTCGGGCTGGCGACGTACCTGTCGGGGTCGGCGACCGCGGTCCCGACGACGGTCTCGGTGACCGACTACTGGGCCGGCGCTGCCGGCACCCAGCCGGCCGTCTGA